TTTTTCGTTGCAACTGAGGCTCAAGGTACTGCCCGGCGACTTGACCGATTGCATGGATATCACGCCCAACCCGGCGACTGTCCATGTTCGCGCCCCTGTGCCGGAACTGGCAGAGAACGTCTGCGATTGGCTCCAGCGTTTCGGACTGATGGCCCGCCCATTCAGCGATAACCTGACTGTTGAGCCTGGCGCGGTGCTGGTCGACATTCTTCCATCCGACAACGTCGCGGCCTGGCAGGGCTCGCGGATTGTCTGCAGGATAAATGGACTCACCCAGCCTGAAACGATCACAGACACGCCAGATGTCGATTTGTACGACATCCGAGCGATCGCCCGGGCGGTCAGTCTGGTGCAAAAAGGCAAGGTGGTAGACGCGACCGAACTGGCACGCCCTGCCCAAACACCGCTTGAGTTGCGGATTCTGGTCGCCGAGGACAATCCGATCAACCAGGCGATCATCAAAGAACAACTGGAAGCACTGGGCTGTCGCGTCTGCGTTGCAGCCAATGGCGAGCAAGCGTTGGAGCGGTGGCGCGAGCAGGCTTTCGATCTGGTGTTGACTGACGTCAACATGCCCGTGATGAACGGTTATGAACTGGCCAAGGCACTGCGGGAACTGGACTTGCGCACCCCCATTATTGGCGTCACGGCTAATGCAATGCGTGAAGAAGGCACCCGCTGCCTTGAGGTCGGGATGAATGCCTGGATAGTAAAACCATTGAGCCTCAAAACATTGCGCGAGCAATTGCTCGGATTTTGCTCGTTACCGGTTGAAGCGGCGTCAGTCACGGAGGTCTCCACTGCTGTTCAATCCGAGCCTTTTGATGACAACGTGGTGCTTTCACCGAGAATGCGCGACATCTTTTCCGTGACCATGCGCGAGGACCTGGCACGGCTCGATTCAGCCCTGGCCAACACTGACATGCCGGGTATAGCACAAAGGCTTCACAGCATCGCAGGTGCCATGGGCGCCGTACAGGCGGGCGAGCTGGCTCATGCTTGCACTGAGCTGGAGTGCCGATTGTCATCAGGCGCAGTCACCGCGATATTGCTGGCTGATGTCCGGCAAATGGTGCAGCGCATTCAGAACCTGCTCGACAAGGTTTCCCCTTGAACGACTCACATGCAGTTACCTCATCGATACACGCGTCCACGGGTTGGTTTTCATGAAAAAGTTGAACGTAGTCATTGCTGACGATCACCCGATCGTCCTGCTCGGAGTACGCGAACTGGTCGAGCGCGATGGTCGCTTTTGTGTGGTAGGCGAAGCTGTCTGCTCACAAGGATTGATCGACCTGCTCAACCTTCATTCGGTAGACATCGTCATCACCGACTACAACATGCCCGCCGACTCGCCCTATGGCGATGGCCTGAAACTGGTCGAATATCTACAGCGACACTTCCCTGCGGTACAGGTGCTGGTACTGACCATGCTGTCCAATCAACTGATACTCACGCGTCTGCATGAGTTGGGTGTGGCCGGCGTGATTCAAAAGAGTCAATTGCACAATGAGATTCAATTGGCCCTCGAAACCATTGCCCGCAAAGGCCAATACCTCAGCCAGCAACCCGCACCGCAATCTGTCATCAAGTCCAACGCCGATATCCAACAGCGTTTTTCAATGCTGTCGCCAAAGGAGTTCGAGATTCTGCGGCTGTTTGTGTCTGGAAAAAGCGTCAGTGATATCGCCCGCAGTCAAAACCGCAGTACCAAAACAGTCAGCGCGCAGAAGATATCGGCCATGCGCAAACTGGAAGTTTCAAGCGATCAGGACTTGTTGGCTTATTGTCACGCGCTGAATGTTTTTAACTAGCTGGGATTAAAACTGCTGCGATTAATAAGATTCGTCTGATGTCCGGAAAAGTACTCGGTGATTATCTTGCTCATGCAATTTCATTTAGCACATTTCACTTTCATATAAATGGACACAACGATGAAAAACTTCTCAATCGCCCTTCTCGCTGCCGCCGTACTGGGTGCGTCGTGCAGCGTGCTCGCAGCAGATCCGGCCACCAAAGGTGGCAGCGGTCAAATCAGCTTTACCGGTGTGATCAACAACGATGCCTGCTCGATTGACGGTAGCGATGCCAATCACGTCATTGCCGTCAACATGGGTGATGTGTCGATCAAAGACATGGGCACCGCAGAAAATCCAGCCTCCGGTCGCGTCAGCGGCAGCAACTTCAATCTGAACGTCAACTGCAACAAAGGCACCAAGGTCGCGATGATCTTCGACGCGGCGGCAGGCGGCTCCGGTCTGGTGGCTGGCAAGAACGCGCTGGCACTGACTCGAGGCAACGGTAGCGCTTCCGGTATTGGTATCGCCCTGCTCGACAGCAATGGCCAGTCGATTGACCTGAGCTCCAAGGCAACTGCGCGCATCGAAGCCGACATGCACGGTGTAGGCGCCGAAGGCGGCGATACCACCCTGAGTTTCTCCGCGGCCTACGTGACGCTTGATGATCCAAGCACCGCCACTGCCGGTCGTGGTGACGCTACTCTTCCGTTCATTCTGGAATACGAATAAACCCAGTCTGCGATTGATTTGCGCGAGGTCGTTCGACCTCGCCCTCTCTTCTGATACAGCGATTTAAGCCATGTTGCGTCAAACCCTATCAGCCTGCCTGGTACTCATGCTGAGTGCCGAGGCCATGGCTAGCATTTCCTTGAGTGCCACGCGCGTCGTGTTCGACGGTGCGCACAAAGAAGCCAACATCACGGTAAGAAATGGCGCCCAGGACACTTTGATTCAATCCTGGATCGATCAGCAGGACACGGGGACAGCCACGCCCTTCGCTGTTACACCGCCATTGGCCCGGGTCTTTGCCAAGGACCAGCAACTGCTGCGCATTCTTTATGAAGGCCAGGGCATGCCGCAGGACAAAGAGTCTGTGGTGTGGCTCAACGTGCAGGAAATTCCGCAAACGTCGAAAACCGCCAATACCTTGCAGCTCGCCGTCCGGCAGCGGATCAAGATCTTCTTTCGACCAAAAGGTCTGAGCGGAGACGCACTGACGGCGCCCACTGAACTGCAATGGCGACTGGCGCAGGACAACGATAAAACCGTGCTCAGGGTTAAAAACCCGACTCTTTATCACGTGTCCATGGCAGACGTTACGCTTCACGACCCGCGACAGAATGAACTGGCGACGGACTCGACCATGATCGCCCCGGGCGCCGAAGCCAGCTTTTCCGTCACCCGGTTCGCCGCCAACAGCACGCCGGTCCTGACGTTCTCCAGTATCAATGACTACGGGGCATTGAGCGTTTACAGGGCCAGCCTGAGCGAAAGCCATCCGGTGAGCGCGACGCTTACTCAAGACAACGCCACGAAGTAGTTCCCCACCTGCGCCGCTAACGAGCGATCGCCCGTCCTCCAGACGGGCGCCGATACAGGTTTCCTGCATGCTAATCTCGACTCTAAACAAAACCGGACGTTGTTCAGGGAAGCTCGCGTACAACCTGCCCCCTTTCACTCCCACACGGCTTGGCATTTTAGCTTTGGCCATCGGCCTTAACGTGCCGGCCATGGCGCTAGCGGATGATGAAGACGCACAACTGGAAGGCTACAACACGACGTTTCTGCAAGGGGCTGCGGCCGGGGTAGACCTGGCGTTGCTGTTGTCTGCCAATCGCGTGTTGCCCGGCAACTATCGCGTCGATCTCTATAGCAATGAAGTGCTGGTGGGCCGGCGCGATGTCGATTTTCTGCGTAACGACCGTACGGGTCGGGTTGAAGCATGCCTGACCTTTGAATTGCTCAACCAACTCGGTATCGACCTGGGCAAGCTGCAAGCCAGCGGCCAATACGATCCGCAAGTACCCAAGGCCTGTTACGACTTGCCGCTGCTCATCGAACAGGCCAGCGTACGCTACGACCCCAGTCGTCTGCGCCTCTCCACGAGCGTGCCGCAGTCGTCCATGCAAAAAGGATTACGCGGTTTTGTCGATCCGGCGCTATGGGATGAAGGTGTGCCAGCAGCGTTCGTCAATTATCAATTCAACACCTACCGCAACGACAGCGGCAACGGTGTCAGTGTTTCCAACAACCTTGGTTTGCGTAACGGTATCAACCTGTTCGGCTGGCGCTATCGCAATGAATCCAACCTGAGCTCTGGCACAGGGCGTCCCGACACCTTCAAGAGCAACCGCAATTACCTGCAACACGACGTGACGGCGATCAAAGGCCAGTTCAGCGCCGGCGACATTTTTTCCGATCCCGATGTGTTCGACAGCGTCCGCTATCGCGGTCTGAAACTGGCCTCGGACGAAGGCATGCGCGCCGACAGCGAACGCGGCTACGCTCCGGTGATTCGCGGCGTGGCGCAATCGAACGCGACGGTAGAAATTCGCCAGAACAATTACGTGCTGTACACCAACAGCCTGCCGCCCGGCCCTTTCGAAATCAGCGATATCTACCCAAGCGGCTCCAACGGTGATCTGGAAGTCACGGTCATCGAAGCCGACGGCACCCGCAGAACGACGCGCCAGGCCTTTTCCAGCCTGCCAATCATGGTGCGTG
The sequence above is drawn from the Pseudomonas sp. FP2196 genome and encodes:
- a CDS encoding fimbrial protein, which gives rise to MKNFSIALLAAAVLGASCSVLAADPATKGGSGQISFTGVINNDACSIDGSDANHVIAVNMGDVSIKDMGTAENPASGRVSGSNFNLNVNCNKGTKVAMIFDAAAGGSGLVAGKNALALTRGNGSASGIGIALLDSNGQSIDLSSKATARIEADMHGVGAEGGDTTLSFSAAYVTLDDPSTATAGRGDATLPFILEYE
- a CDS encoding response regulator — protein: MKKLNVVIADDHPIVLLGVRELVERDGRFCVVGEAVCSQGLIDLLNLHSVDIVITDYNMPADSPYGDGLKLVEYLQRHFPAVQVLVLTMLSNQLILTRLHELGVAGVIQKSQLHNEIQLALETIARKGQYLSQQPAPQSVIKSNADIQQRFSMLSPKEFEILRLFVSGKSVSDIARSQNRSTKTVSAQKISAMRKLEVSSDQDLLAYCHALNVFN
- a CDS encoding molecular chaperone; its protein translation is MLRQTLSACLVLMLSAEAMASISLSATRVVFDGAHKEANITVRNGAQDTLIQSWIDQQDTGTATPFAVTPPLARVFAKDQQLLRILYEGQGMPQDKESVVWLNVQEIPQTSKTANTLQLAVRQRIKIFFRPKGLSGDALTAPTELQWRLAQDNDKTVLRVKNPTLYHVSMADVTLHDPRQNELATDSTMIAPGAEASFSVTRFAANSTPVLTFSSINDYGALSVYRASLSESHPVSATLTQDNATK